CGCGCTTCGTATGACAAGTTTAATGGAGTACcaagaaaatttttcaatgaCTCAAATCGCCGTTCAACTGTAGAATAAATACCCGGACTTATTTCGATTCAACACTGCAGTAccaaatgcttcttttgcttatttctatctttctttctcccCCTTGTACTTCAACTAGGATCTTAATAATTGCTGGATAGCGGACAGACTATCTATCATATGAATACAACTTCAGACGATTACATCTCAGATCACATTTGGAAAAGCATAATATTATAAATCGGTATGTTTGCATTATTTTCAAAAGGTGTCAAGAAGCGTATCTCAAATGCTGTtagatattcttcaacaaaaacTTTCGATAGAGCCACCATGACCATTAGAGATGGCCCAGTTTTCAGTGGGTTTTCCTTCGGTGCGGATAAAAATGTCAGTGGAGAGGCCGTGTTCACTACATCCTTAGTTGGATATCCAGAATCTATGACCGACCCTTCATATAAGGGTCAAATCTTATGTTTTACTCAACCTTTGATTGGTAACTACGGTGTTCCATCTTCTAGTGTGAAGGACAAATATAACCTGCTCAAATTTTTTGAATCTCCTCACATCCAATGCATTGGTATTGTGGTTAGCGATGTTGCCATGCAGTATTCTCATTGGACTGCCGTTGAGAGCTTAAGTCAATGGTGTAAAAGAGAAGGTGTCGCTGCTATCACTGGCGTGGATACCAGAGCCCTGGTCACCTATTTGAGAGAACAAGGTTCCAGCTTGGGAAGGATAAGTATCGGTGAGACATACGATGCCGATGAAGATGCTGCTTTTGATGATCCTAGCGCCATAAACTTGGTGCATAAAGTCAGTACCAAGGCACCTTTCCATATTGAGGCTCCAAATGCAAAATACCATATTTTGGTGATTGATTGTGGCGTCAAGGAAAACATCATGAGAAACTTGGTCTCCAGAGGTGCCTCTATAACGGTTGTTCCTTACAACTATCCCGTTCAGAAAATTGCTCCGAAGTTTGACGGTCTTTTTATCACAAACGGTCCTGGTGACCCAACGCACTGCTCTGTCACTATTCACAACTTGAGGCAGACAATGGATGAGAACAAAGATTTGCCAATTATGGGTATTTGTCTTGGTCATCAGTTATTAGCTTTGTCCAGCGGTGCTAAGACAATCAAGCTAAAATACGGCAACCGGGCTCACAATATTCCAACCTTGGATCTCACTACGGGTCAATGTCACATCACTTCTCAGAATCATGGTTATGCTGTTGATGCCAGTACTCTGTCTTCGGACTTCAAGCAGTACTTTATCAACTTGAATGATCTCTCCAATGAGGGTATGATTCACAAGACTAGACCTATATTTTCCACCCAGTTTCATCCTGAAGCTAAAGGTGGTCCTCATGATACTACGTTTTTGTTTGACAATTTCTTCGATTCTGTTGCAAACCATAGGAGCACCAATAACCACCACATCAGTGCTGGAGATCTTCTAGCCGACTTGCTTCCAAATGAGAGAGTTTTACAGTAGAAAACATAGAGCATGTGCTGCATCTAAACCTAAAGTTACTAttaaataaaaaatttCGAAATAAAACAAGTGCCGGGTGAAATCCTTTATCCCTAACTATTAAATACCTACCCTGCATTGTAAGACGAggtcaattttttttctttctcttttcttcaaagggTTTCATCTCGCTGTGATAATAAAAGGAAGTCCGAATAATTTACCCTCGCGTTCGTTTCTTCCTGTACATATATCTGTCTGTGTTCATTTCTGCACTAAGAGTATCCGGTAATCATGAGGGTTCTCTTAActaatgatgatggtggCCCGAACGACTTAGCTAGTCCTTATGTTAAGTACTTGGTAGAGGCCATTGAAAAGCACACCGACTGGGAACTCACAATCTGcattccttcttctcagaaATCTTGGATTGGTAAAGCCCATTTTGCTGGTAAAGATGTCACCGTGAAATATATATACTCCAGCATTGAGAATCCCCAGGACAATTCATATCATGGACCATTTGGTTACCCTCAGAAAAGACTTCGAGAAGATGTCACGCTGAAAGAGTGGTGCCTTGTTGACGATGGTACTCCGGCAACTTGTGCCGACATAGGTATCAATCACATTTGCGGCCATGAAAACGTTGACCTTGTCATAAGTGGGCCTAATGTCGGTCGAAATTCTACTTCCTTGTACGCGTTATCTAGTGGAACTATTGGAGGTGCTATGGAAGGCTGCTCGCATGGAAAGAAAGCCGTTGCCGTATCCTATGCCTACGAAAAAAGGTTTGATACTGACCCCACCATTCTAAGACAGGCAGCACTACTTTCCGTCAAGATCATTGAGAATTTATATCAGCAGTGGAGAGAGGGTATCGATTTGT
The sequence above is a segment of the Brettanomyces nanus chromosome 4, complete sequence genome. Coding sequences within it:
- the CPA1 gene encoding Multifunctional pyrimidine synthesis protein CAD (MEROPS:MER0060647~BUSCO:EOG09341X9N), whose protein sequence is MFALFSKGVKKRISNAVRYSSTKTFDRATMTIRDGPVFSGFSFGADKNVSGEAVFTTSLVGYPESMTDPSYKGQILCFTQPLIGNYGVPSSSVKDKYNLLKFFESPHIQCIGIVVSDVAMQYSHWTAVESLSQWCKREGVAAITGVDTRALVTYLREQGSSLGRISIGETYDADEDAAFDDPSAINLVHKVSTKAPFHIEAPNAKYHILVIDCGVKENIMRNLVSRGASITVVPYNYPVQKIAPKFDGLFITNGPGDPTHCSVTIHNLRQTMDENKDLPIMGICLGHQLLALSSGAKTIKLKYGNRAHNIPTLDLTTGQCHITSQNHGYAVDASTLSSDFKQYFINLNDLSNEGMIHKTRPIFSTQFHPEAKGGPHDTTFLFDNFFDSVANHRSTNNHHISAGDLLADLLPNERVLQ
- a CDS encoding uncharacterized protein (EggNog:ENOG41), which translates into the protein MRVLLTNDDGGPNDLASPYVKYLVEAIEKHTDWELTICIPSSQKSWIGKAHFAGKDVTVKYIYSSIENPQDNSYHGPFGYPQKRLREDVTLKEWCLVDDGTPATCADIGINHICGHENVDLVISGPNVGRNSTSLYALSSGTIGGAMEGCSHGKKAVAVSYAYEKRFDTDPTILRQAALLSVKIIENLYQQWREGIDLYSINIPLVPDLRFGTTKIYKVPMLKNRWGKSLFKASENVVEESADVRHSDIVDQSVSAGQLFKWNPDFAQVHRDVAGSEQISDGKVISEGAVSVTAIKAIYEQVDSFNHGEMILE